The Pseudofrankia inefficax genome window below encodes:
- a CDS encoding MDR family oxidoreductase, protein MVRAVVLTDVPPASLVDLAADDLPDGDVTIDVRWSSLNYKDGLAVTGAGRIARKLPMTCGADLAGTVAASENPAVRVGAEVLVTGWGLSETRPGGYTQRQRVPASMVTARPEGLSLRQTMAIGTAGLTSMLCVTALEGAGLRPGAGPVLVTGASGGVGSLAVALLASLGYEVTASTGSPDAHPLLRELGAAEIIDRAELAAPGRPLGKERWAAAIDTVGSQTLASVLASIRYGGAVAACGLAGGNDLPATVLPFILRGVSLLGIDSVMCPPDLRDAAWSRLASDLPVSLLDRVTQVEPLSDIVKLGEQILAGEISGRVVVDVQA, encoded by the coding sequence ATGGTGCGTGCAGTGGTGTTGACCGACGTCCCGCCGGCGTCCCTGGTGGACCTGGCCGCGGACGATCTGCCCGACGGCGACGTCACGATCGACGTGCGCTGGTCGTCGCTGAACTACAAGGACGGCCTGGCGGTGACCGGGGCGGGGCGGATCGCGCGGAAGCTGCCGATGACCTGTGGTGCCGACCTCGCGGGCACGGTCGCGGCGTCGGAGAACCCGGCCGTGCGGGTCGGCGCCGAGGTCCTCGTCACCGGGTGGGGCCTGTCGGAGACCAGGCCCGGCGGCTACACCCAGCGCCAGCGCGTGCCGGCCTCGATGGTCACCGCGCGGCCCGAGGGCCTGTCGCTGCGGCAGACCATGGCCATCGGGACGGCCGGGCTGACGTCGATGCTGTGCGTGACGGCGCTGGAGGGGGCCGGTCTGCGACCGGGCGCGGGCCCGGTCCTGGTCACCGGGGCGAGCGGGGGAGTGGGCAGCCTCGCGGTGGCGCTGCTGGCCTCGCTCGGCTACGAGGTCACGGCCTCGACCGGCTCCCCGGACGCCCATCCGCTGCTGCGCGAGCTCGGCGCGGCCGAGATCATCGACCGGGCCGAGCTCGCCGCCCCCGGGCGGCCCCTCGGCAAGGAGCGCTGGGCCGCGGCGATCGACACGGTCGGCAGCCAGACGCTCGCGAGCGTGCTGGCCTCCATCCGGTACGGCGGTGCCGTCGCGGCCTGCGGGCTGGCCGGCGGCAACGACCTGCCCGCCACCGTCCTGCCGTTCATCCTGCGGGGCGTGAGCCTGCTCGGCATCGACTCGGTGATGTGCCCGCCCGACCTGCGCGACGCCGCCTGGTCGCGGCTGGCCAGCGATCTGCCGGTCAGCCTGCTCGACCGCGTCACCCAGGTCGAGCCGCTCAGCGACATCGTGAAGCTCGGCGAGCAGATCCTGGCCGGCGAGATCTCCGGCCGCGTGGTCGTCGACGTTCAGGCCTGA
- a CDS encoding SDR family oxidoreductase → MATRTAIVTGGSGGIGRACALVLHERGYDVVLTARRAEPLAEAAREIGCRFVAADCAEPDEFARVVAACGQVDLLVHSAGVLRGTFVRKERIEQFDAVIRANLRSTFVAVQGVLPIMPVRGRIVLISSSAGSQGMKGRSAYSASKGAVNAFADALRGEVVRDGIHVNVIVPAPVETAMLETVTFEMHAIQASDVASAVGYLDGLDPRVVVPRIDLHAVESGPLAPAPLRPPGAAATTGARR, encoded by the coding sequence GTGGCAACGCGAACAGCGATCGTCACCGGCGGGAGCGGCGGCATCGGCCGGGCGTGCGCGCTGGTCCTTCACGAGCGCGGCTACGACGTGGTGCTGACCGCACGCCGCGCCGAGCCGCTGGCCGAGGCGGCCCGCGAGATCGGCTGCCGGTTCGTGGCGGCCGACTGCGCGGAACCCGACGAGTTCGCCCGGGTGGTGGCCGCGTGTGGACAGGTGGACCTGCTCGTCCACTCGGCCGGCGTCCTTCGCGGGACGTTCGTCCGGAAGGAACGGATCGAGCAGTTCGACGCGGTGATCCGGGCCAACCTCCGCTCGACCTTCGTGGCCGTGCAGGGCGTCCTGCCGATCATGCCGGTCCGTGGGCGCATCGTCCTGATCTCCTCCTCCGCCGGCTCCCAGGGCATGAAGGGCCGGTCCGCCTACTCGGCGTCCAAGGGCGCCGTGAACGCCTTCGCCGACGCCCTGCGCGGCGAGGTCGTCCGGGACGGCATCCACGTCAACGTGATCGTTCCCGCGCCGGTCGAGACCGCGATGCTGGAGACGGTGACCTTCGAGATGCACGCCATCCAGGCCAGTGACGTGGCCTCGGCGGTCGGCTACCTCGACGGGCTCGACCCCCGGGTCGTCGTGCCACGGATCGACCTGCACGCCGTCGAGTCCGGCCCGCTCGCCCCCGCGCCGTTACGCCCGCCGGGAGCCGCCGCCACGACAGGGGCCCGGCGATGA
- a CDS encoding FAS1-like dehydratase domain-containing protein, with translation MAVGQETNDDLDVSDLGRHMGVPIMPGQLREPVAVNDIRRWVQAMHYPNPLHYDESWAARSRFGGFVAPQSFTVATDTSHGCAPAQVGRIPDSHLVFGGDEWWFFEGRIRPGDRILCHRQPFDFKVRQTAFAGPTCFQRGDTLYINQRGERIALQRSTAIRYKVRAAAEKKLYDAGGGEPEWTEQQLAELDKTKQEFIDQLQALGHDKRLLSSVTVGDRLPPNVLGPHSLASFATEWRAYPMTTWGAMAKGPTSVRGEDLGYTKEMAGHEGDRELERTNPEKTDGAYYGPSRGHLQPAWARRIGMPRGYGYGASVGSWLLDLVAAWAGEWGSIYHADIRYRSPVLTGDATFLSGTVTQVREERRRVHVASVEVVARNQDGAVQAKGLVTVQLPLT, from the coding sequence ATGGCCGTGGGCCAGGAGACGAATGACGACCTGGACGTTTCCGATCTGGGGCGCCACATGGGTGTGCCGATCATGCCGGGACAGCTGCGCGAGCCGGTCGCCGTCAACGACATCCGCCGGTGGGTCCAGGCGATGCACTACCCGAACCCGCTGCACTACGACGAGTCGTGGGCCGCGCGGAGCCGGTTCGGCGGCTTCGTCGCCCCCCAGTCCTTCACAGTCGCGACCGATACCAGCCATGGCTGCGCGCCCGCCCAGGTGGGACGGATCCCGGACTCGCACCTGGTCTTCGGCGGCGACGAGTGGTGGTTCTTCGAGGGCCGCATCCGCCCCGGTGACAGGATTCTGTGTCATCGCCAGCCCTTCGACTTCAAGGTGCGGCAGACGGCTTTCGCCGGGCCGACGTGCTTCCAGCGTGGCGACACGCTCTACATCAACCAGCGCGGCGAACGCATCGCGCTGCAGCGGTCGACCGCGATTCGCTACAAGGTGCGCGCGGCCGCCGAGAAGAAGCTCTACGACGCCGGCGGCGGCGAGCCGGAGTGGACCGAGCAGCAGCTGGCCGAGCTGGACAAGACGAAGCAGGAGTTCATCGACCAGCTCCAGGCGCTCGGCCATGACAAGCGCCTGCTGTCCAGTGTCACGGTCGGCGACCGGCTGCCGCCCAACGTGCTGGGCCCGCACAGCCTGGCGAGCTTCGCGACCGAGTGGCGGGCGTACCCGATGACCACCTGGGGCGCGATGGCCAAGGGCCCGACGTCGGTGCGCGGCGAGGATCTCGGCTACACGAAGGAGATGGCTGGTCACGAAGGGGACCGAGAGCTCGAGCGGACCAACCCGGAGAAGACCGACGGCGCGTACTACGGGCCTTCGCGCGGCCACCTGCAGCCCGCCTGGGCGCGGCGGATCGGGATGCCGCGCGGCTATGGCTACGGCGCGTCGGTGGGCTCGTGGCTGCTCGACCTCGTCGCGGCCTGGGCCGGGGAATGGGGGAGCATCTACCACGCCGACATCAGGTATCGCAGCCCCGTGCTGACCGGCGACGCGACCTTCCTGTCCGGTACCGTCACCCAGGTCCGCGAGGAACGCCGGCGGGTCCACGTGGCCAGCGTCGAGGTCGTTGCCCGTAACCAGGACGGCGCCGTCCAGGCCAAGGGCCTCGTGACCGTTCAGCTCCCGCTCACCTGA
- a CDS encoding class I adenylate-forming enzyme family protein: MTTAVGVPIGQRLSDLAAADPHRLSVVVVRQDGGREALDRQQVEDGANRWGRALAARGLAAGDRVALLVHNSVELVLGALGAWKVGAVPVPVRWDLPAWERERVLAVVAARVVIDEGTAPALRAEAAAFPADPLPTVTSPHSFGICSSGSTGTPKVIVNTRPGRWTAELSTPFAENFGGPVTHPQVVLVPAPMYHTNGFMTLNSLLGGDRLVIMEKFDAVAAVDAIEREGVTTFTATPTMLQRLAAVPGIDGRDLSRVEWILQGAAMMPAALLRRWFELLAPEKVIMAYGMTEQLGLVAIRGDEWLTHPGSVGRGFRGTELRILDENQNPVPAGTYGDVYLRSPVTGAYDYLGGAPLLPTTPDGFGTAGDMGHLDEQGYLYLADRRVDMIITGGANVFPAEVEGALSEHPDIADVVVVGLSDPAWGRRIHAIVERRPGTTGPTEQECIEFVKARLASYKAPKTVEFVAELPRSAATKISRSALVAERGG, from the coding sequence ATGACGACGGCCGTGGGAGTCCCGATCGGCCAGCGGCTGAGCGACCTCGCCGCGGCGGACCCGCACCGGCTGTCCGTGGTGGTCGTCCGCCAGGACGGCGGTCGCGAGGCGCTCGACCGCCAGCAGGTGGAGGACGGCGCGAACCGGTGGGGCCGGGCGCTGGCGGCCCGCGGGCTGGCGGCCGGGGATCGCGTCGCGCTGCTGGTCCACAACTCGGTCGAGCTGGTCCTGGGAGCGCTCGGTGCCTGGAAGGTGGGCGCCGTGCCCGTTCCGGTGCGCTGGGACCTGCCCGCCTGGGAACGAGAGCGGGTCCTCGCGGTCGTCGCCGCCCGGGTGGTGATCGACGAGGGAACCGCGCCAGCCCTGCGGGCCGAGGCCGCGGCGTTCCCGGCCGACCCGCTCCCCACGGTCACCTCGCCGCACTCGTTCGGCATCTGCAGCAGCGGCTCCACCGGCACGCCCAAGGTCATCGTCAACACCCGGCCAGGCCGGTGGACCGCGGAGCTCTCGACGCCGTTCGCCGAGAACTTCGGCGGCCCGGTGACACATCCGCAGGTCGTTCTCGTGCCCGCGCCGATGTATCACACCAACGGTTTCATGACCCTCAACTCGCTGCTCGGCGGTGACCGCCTGGTCATCATGGAGAAGTTCGACGCCGTGGCGGCCGTCGACGCGATCGAGCGCGAGGGCGTCACCACCTTCACCGCGACGCCGACCATGCTGCAGCGCCTCGCCGCCGTTCCCGGCATCGACGGCCGAGACCTGTCCCGGGTCGAATGGATCCTGCAGGGCGCCGCGATGATGCCGGCCGCGCTGCTGCGCCGGTGGTTCGAACTGCTGGCGCCCGAGAAGGTCATCATGGCCTACGGCATGACGGAGCAGCTCGGGCTGGTCGCGATTCGCGGCGACGAGTGGCTCACCCATCCCGGAAGCGTCGGGCGGGGTTTCCGCGGCACCGAGCTCAGGATTCTGGACGAGAACCAGAATCCGGTGCCGGCCGGGACGTACGGCGACGTCTACCTGCGCTCGCCCGTTACCGGGGCCTACGACTATCTCGGGGGAGCGCCGCTGCTGCCGACCACTCCCGACGGTTTCGGGACGGCCGGCGACATGGGGCACCTGGACGAGCAGGGCTACCTCTATCTGGCGGACCGCCGGGTGGACATGATCATCACCGGTGGCGCGAACGTCTTTCCCGCCGAGGTCGAAGGCGCGCTGTCCGAGCACCCGGATATCGCCGATGTCGTCGTCGTCGGGCTGTCCGACCCCGCCTGGGGCCGGCGGATACACGCGATCGTCGAGCGCCGGCCGGGCACCACCGGGCCGACGGAGCAGGAATGCATCGAGTTCGTGAAGGCGCGGCTGGCGTCCTACAAGGCGCCGAAGACGGTGGAGTTCGTCGCCGAGCTGCCGCGCAGCGCCGCGACGAAGATCAGTAGATCCGCGCTCGTCGCCGAGCGGGGCGGCTGA
- a CDS encoding cytochrome P450, producing the protein MTPVTAPGPMLTVPGLFERPDYFEILARLRREAPVARTPDGLWAVTRYEDIRMISREPHRFCSGRGVLVNDPIRVHGAVNDETSLLHIDPPHHSRYRGVANRQFTPRAVGRLEERIRVITREVLEAADPRGEIDLVGEIAAPIPVRVIAELLGIDAADLATFRRWSDAVIEVIDHPTAEVYAESGELLTYLMRLADQRRSEPRDDLVSRLWQAQYQGEPLSHEQVRMFGLTLLVAGNETTRHLLSGTLAALAAHPEQRAALVREPDRIPAAVEECLRWTTPIQAFGRTATEDLTLHGQQIAAGDFLVLLYASGNRDELVFGPTADRFDVARAPGPNISFGFGEHLCLGASLARLEARVVLEELLARFPNFVTGPPIPVQSTLVRGFQTLPGVLSP; encoded by the coding sequence ATGACACCTGTCACGGCCCCGGGGCCGATGCTTACGGTCCCCGGCCTTTTCGAGCGTCCCGACTATTTCGAGATCCTGGCCAGGCTCCGCCGCGAGGCTCCGGTCGCGCGCACGCCGGACGGTCTCTGGGCGGTGACGCGTTACGAGGACATCCGAATGATCAGCCGGGAGCCGCACCGTTTCTGTTCCGGCCGCGGTGTGCTCGTCAATGACCCGATCCGGGTCCACGGCGCCGTCAATGACGAGACGTCGCTGCTCCATATCGACCCGCCGCACCACAGCAGGTACCGAGGCGTCGCGAACCGCCAGTTCACGCCGCGGGCGGTGGGCCGGCTGGAGGAACGGATTCGGGTCATCACGCGGGAGGTGCTGGAGGCGGCCGACCCCAGGGGTGAGATCGACCTCGTGGGCGAGATCGCGGCGCCCATTCCGGTGCGGGTCATCGCCGAGCTGCTCGGCATCGACGCCGCCGATCTCGCGACGTTCCGCCGGTGGTCCGACGCGGTGATCGAGGTGATCGACCACCCGACGGCGGAGGTCTACGCCGAGTCCGGGGAGCTGCTCACCTACCTCATGCGCCTCGCCGACCAGCGCCGTTCCGAGCCCCGCGACGACCTGGTCTCCCGGCTGTGGCAGGCCCAGTACCAGGGCGAACCACTGTCCCATGAGCAGGTGAGGATGTTCGGCCTCACCCTGCTCGTCGCCGGCAACGAGACCACGCGCCACCTGCTCTCGGGAACGCTGGCCGCGCTGGCCGCGCATCCCGAGCAGCGGGCCGCGCTCGTGCGCGAACCGGACCGGATTCCGGCCGCCGTCGAGGAGTGCCTGCGCTGGACGACGCCCATCCAGGCTTTCGGCCGGACCGCGACCGAGGACCTGACGCTGCACGGGCAGCAGATCGCCGCCGGCGACTTCCTGGTCCTTCTCTACGCGTCGGGTAATCGCGACGAGCTGGTTTTCGGACCCACCGCCGACCGTTTCGACGTCGCGCGCGCCCCCGGCCCCAACATCTCCTTTGGTTTCGGTGAGCACCTCTGTCTCGGCGCGTCGCTGGCCCGGCTGGAGGCCCGCGTCGTGCTGGAGGAACTGCTGGCCCGGTTCCCGAATTTCGTCACGGGACCACCGATTCCGGTCCAGTCCACGCTCGTCCGCGGTTTCCAGACGCTTCCCGGCGTGCTTTCGCCGTAA
- a CDS encoding TetR/AcrR family transcriptional regulator produces the protein MSDVSDGGAAAARPGRSRRRTDLSEREIVAAALRLVAREGADNLTMRGLAAELGLSSMASYYHVPSKTVLFDLVADAVLADVRVPDSEEPWEKRLREMFISARSELARYPGVAALLLSRTSETPNMRRLSSELRRALRQAGFDRAESDALGEAFTIYLFGRLIFEGRAVAESAAPAEPGPAGARPADAFETGLDLLLAGTRELLRTTSRD, from the coding sequence ATGAGCGACGTGTCCGACGGCGGTGCCGCCGCAGCGAGACCGGGACGAAGCCGTCGGCGGACCGATCTCAGCGAGCGGGAGATCGTCGCGGCGGCCCTCCGGCTGGTGGCGCGCGAGGGCGCCGACAACCTGACCATGAGAGGTCTCGCCGCCGAGCTCGGCCTGTCCTCGATGGCCAGCTACTACCACGTGCCGAGCAAGACGGTGCTGTTCGACCTGGTCGCGGACGCGGTCCTGGCCGACGTCCGGGTACCCGACTCCGAGGAGCCGTGGGAGAAGCGGCTGCGCGAGATGTTCATCTCCGCGCGCTCGGAGCTGGCCCGCTACCCGGGCGTGGCGGCGCTGCTGCTGAGCCGGACGTCCGAGACGCCGAACATGCGCCGGCTGTCCTCCGAGCTGCGGCGCGCGCTGCGCCAGGCGGGTTTCGACCGGGCGGAGTCGGACGCGCTCGGTGAGGCGTTCACGATCTATCTGTTCGGCCGGCTCATCTTCGAGGGCCGAGCCGTCGCCGAGAGCGCGGCGCCGGCTGAGCCGGGCCCCGCCGGCGCACGGCCCGCCGACGCCTTCGAGACCGGCCTGGATCTCCTCCTGGCCGGCACCAGGGAACTGCTCAGGACCACCTCGCGCGACTGA